Genomic segment of Triticum aestivum cultivar Chinese Spring chromosome 6A, IWGSC CS RefSeq v2.1, whole genome shotgun sequence:
AGCTAATCTGGTGCTGGTCCATAGCCCATGCTCCACCCCCACCCCCATGTTACGACCTACTCGTCCGCTCGCAACAGCCATACGGCAGCAGCAATAACTCCATCGGCCCCAGCCGCTCGCCGCCTATTAATACCCCGGATGCCCAGCTCCATGGCCGCAAACCAACAGCTGCTACTCCAGCATccatctctcatcttcttcctcttgcaaCGAAACGAGCGTCTAGGTTAACAGCTAGCTAAAGATTCGGACGATGGCCGTTCTTGtggcgaggcaggggcgcgagCTGCAGCGGTACAGCGCGAGCACCGGCGGGCGCATCGTGGTGGGGTGCATCCCGTACCGGGTGCGCgcaggcggcgacggcgacggcgagggcgagctggaggtgctggtcatcagctcGCAGAAGGGGCACGGCATGATGTTCCCCAAGGGCGGGTGGGAGCTGGACGAGTCCATGGACGACGCGGCCCGGCGCGAGGCCCTGGAGGAGGCCGGCGTCCGCGGCGAGATGGGCAAGGTGCTCGGCTGCTGGCACTACCAGAGCCGCCGCTACCAGACCACCTACGAGGGCATCATGTACCCGCTCCGCGTCACCGACGAGCTCCAGCAGTGGCCCGAGATGGCCTCCCGCAAGCGCACCTGGGTGAGCACAGCTTCTTGCCCCCTTCATTTCTTGACGCAGAGTCAAATTAGGAACCAAGAACATGCCCTCTAAACGTGTGATTTCCGATTGATTTGAGCAGGCCACGGTGCAGCAGGTCATGGAGGGATGCCAGCACTGCTGGATGCGGGAGGCGCTCGAGGAGCTCGTCGCCCGGCACGCCAAGCCGCAGTCCGCCCTGTGAACAGCCAAGCGGGCTGGCGGGGTGactggagctcgagcgcgcgcgACTCTCGCGAGAAGAGGCCGGGAGCGAGCACCAACGTCCGTCCGTCCGTCGTCCTCGTCGTCTCTCTCTCCTTTCCTCGGTGCAGCGGCAGGCCTGCCGGCGTGTCCGGTGTCGTACGACGACCGGACCGGAGCATATATTTGGCCGCCCTTGCCGGAGAGACGGGCTGGGATCGACGATGGCACGCGCGCGGGCACGCGCGCGTCGACGCTTTCCTGAGGAGGCGCAGAGTCGTCGTGGGCGCGGCAAATAATGGGGACGAACTTAGAAATGTGTGAGGTAGAGATCGGAAGCGAACGGGGCAGGAAAAAATGACAAAACAGTGCCGAACGAACATGTTCACGATTCTTTCTTTAGGCTCTGGGAGTAAAAGATCAATCAAATTGTAAATTAAATTAAGTAGCCGCGTCTTTGTGGCACGCTCAATCAATCAAATGAGGACTAGTAATACTTACTGTACAATCTCCGTCTGGAATTACCTGTCGTCGAAATGAGCTAGTGGAGTACTATTCTGTCACCACACAAATTCCTgcaaaagtaaaagaaaaaaaatctaccgCTATATCTGTTTGATCAGAAACAAAAGTTGCGCACGCCATTAGACTTGCTCTTGGACAGCAACATCGATGTCGAGCGCACGCTAATTCCTCTCCGCGCGTTCTCGGCCGTTCTCGGCTGGCCGGAGCATCTGTCCTGTCCTGCTGCGATGTTCCTATTCCCTTGCATTATCACCGCAACCGAGAGAGAAAGCTAAGCAAAGCATTGATTCTGTTCCGCTGGCGCGGCAGCTACTACCGAGTGGAGTACGTGGTGGTGGAAGGAAGCTGCTACAGGCAGCGAGTGCTGGATATGCTCGCACGTCCAAGGGATCGAATCCCCACCCGTTTCAAGATACGGCTCCGCCAGCAGCATCCCCTTTACGGCTGGACCGCCCTCGCCGGAGAAGGCGACGATACACGTCTGTAGTACCAGACTACTAGTACGTGGAGAGGCTCCGTCCGGCCGGGTGTGTGCGAAAACATGACACGCCGAAATGAAAAAGGTTTTGCAATCACTGCCTATGCCTGTCACGTAGATGTAGGGTGTCGTGCCGTGCCGTTTTCTCACGCAGATAAGAGCTGACGTGAAAATGCGGGAGGCCATGCCCCAGCCTGCCccatttggtttgtaggaatttcataggaattctagaggataggatttttatagaattttttcctttagagatttttggttcataggaatggattcatATTCCTACATAGAATTGATTTCTATCCTCcatatttaaaaaaaaaataaaaataagcctagactcaatgaaaaaattcaTTTGATGGTAACCAAATGACATCTTCTTTCCTATTCCTACCCATAAAATTTGAGATACCTGTCATCTCATTTTCTATAAGATTCCTATTTTTATGATAATTTTATCTTATGAACCAAAAGAGCGCTAAAGTTTCATTGCTTCAATCAGTACGAAACGAAATTTGGGGGGAGCCGGGCGGTACAGACACTGCCGCTGGACGGCGACGTGCGGAAGGCGACGCGCGCGCCCAGTCACGGCGTGGCCCCGCGCcgctcgctcgaccgcatccgccgATTATATTGCGGAGACCCGCTTGACTTTGGACAGTAGGATTTGTCGCCCCCTCGCTTGCTCCGTAGTAAAAATTATAGTTGCGGCTGGTCGGCATCACGGCGCGCTAGTAGGAGCACTATAGTACAACACTCACCCCCATTGATTGGCAGATGATGATGAGGGTGGGATTAATCTGAGCCCGTGCAGTCGTGGCGGTCCACGTACGCTTGGCTCGTTGGGTGCCGCGGGATAAAAACGGCTGACGAGTCATCCATTGGCGTAGAGTAATTCATAAACAACTTGACGACGACAGTGAAAGAGACGAAGGAGAAAGTGGACCCGGCCCGGCCCGCGATGGGGACGGAGGGtggcgcccgcccgcccgcccgtcgTTTCGTTTGTTTTATCGGCACTTGTGCGGCACGCCGGTGATTGTTAATCACGGCGGTGCAGTGCTTTTGCTTCCGCCCGCCGTTTCGCTCCTAGATTTTCTTTGCACCGGTGACGGCACCGGTGTCTTTTGTGGCCTCCGCCTTTCACCTTTGCGGTGGTAGATCGGTGTGGGGGACGGGACGAATCCGTTGCGTCGCCGACGCTGACGGCTCAACGCAGTGAAAGATTCTCGGTAGATCGTTGTACAGTGACTCTGATAAGTCTGATTGAGTTTGTGGAGGACATCGATCCAAGTTTACCGTTCGCCGGGACCTTTCAGATGCACGCTCGCTCGGgcagcttcctcctccgccatcgccGAGGCCTGACCGAGCCTCAAGCTGCATGCCGGCGAGGGACCGAGCGCCGGTTCACGGAGCAGAATCGTTCAAGTTGGGGCAGCTCGACCCGATCAATGTGTGGCTCGGAGCCATTCGGAGGGACTGACGCAGGACGGGCCTAGTCTAGTGGCAACTTGACAAATTCAACAGTACAATAAGCTTATGAGACGACGTGCTCACCGCGAGCGGGTCGGGTTATCATCGTCGCTGGCGACCGCGCGCGGTTGGTGGGCGTCTGGGCGAGCAGGACTGCAGGAAGGAGCCCCCGGCTGGACCGAGCACGCCGGCAGTCCATTGTTGGACTGGTTTCTTCGTATTTTTAACGGATCTTGGACCAGTTTGTTGGGCGCCTCATCTTAAAAAAGTTTGTTCGGCATCTATGCTTGAGCCAGGAGGAAGTTGAAGTAGCACTATTTCAGATGTACCCCACTGAGGCGCCCGGTCCGGATGGCTTCCCGACGCACTTTTTTCAACATTATTGGGACACGTGTGGTGGtgatgtgatgtagggtggaaaccctaaggaccgatctttcacgaaagagcggatcctacgaagaacacgaaaaacacgagggggaaaacgagaggaatcacgagggaaaacacgagagaaacactaaaaccaacaaaatatggtcacacatgtgctagatccatgaacacaaaaggAGGTACATGACCCACGATCAACAAATGACGATACAAAGgatagccggttcttctccgtaaggaggtcttgaatccacaaggggatcttcccgtaaagggatcttgaatccaagatggatcttctccgaagaggggccgcgatatctctcaaggagtagatccgatatggatgagcgaagctctatctcacaaatgagctaacacaacgctaaccctaactaggagaaGGTGGAGGAGTATGTATAGTCTAGGTCCACAAAGGGGTAAAtgggagagggatacatgggcctcgggcccgatccctgtacgcagacaggtaccggacgtccgctggggaccggtcgtccggtggctcgtgggctTCTGGATGTCCGGTAGTCGCCGGACTTCCGCTCACTTTGGCTCGGTTGAGGTGGCACCAGACGTCCGGTAGCTggcggtcgtccggtcgccggtcgtctCGTGTCGTCGGTCTTCCGCTGAATTGGCTCGGGTGTAGatgtgtcggtcgtccggtggggaCCGGATGTCCGCTCGCTGGgagtggccggtcgtccggtgtcgtccggacgtccgctcgctggagcttcgtcggcagctcttcttcttgcgtcttcgttttcacgcttccctcgtggatggtgtagttgtacacttgtgcTCACACTCCTCGTCGTCGTTCGTAgcattccgacaatacctatgcatacacacgagtggagtgtcaagtagtataccatccttaaaggggtcaagtgaacacgcgtaaaggagatgattcacctttgtgtatgtgaagtggatgtcgaacgtgtcacttgccaaacggacttttgacatggtgatgtccgtaggatgctccgcatcatttcccctcccttgggaaagatctgacctcggatcgaaaaccaaatcaccatgggaaagagatggcttcaccgtgtagaagtggacgttcaccaagttcttgtcatcttgaagctcgaaatgggcactcttcaatgtcgcaccgtcttgtgattccttcaaaaggagtaaggacaacaaacacttggaaaaacaaatgtggttagcgtcagtgcaaaaccaagcattcaagaggttattcaccaaacaagtgtcatcatcatgcaaagcatatggtgtgacaaaggatgaggaagatcgcttgtaggacttgatgagggctttgatctcatccatttgagcttgcatcttggcgtcggtggagttgtttgtggcatcgaactcgtcgttgttgttgtagaccaaaGATGAAAtgtcttgcctatccatcacaagactcgagcaaatatgagtaggagacagagaagaactataccaaatgtaccttgaccgaagttgaagatggatcaatgatcactcaacgATGTAACAAAGAAATAGCACAGTTGGTACCGATCttgtcaatttctcacacctacacaaataaggcttatggtggagctcggtgaggatagtggcacaaaaatttaatgcaaaatgttagcaagagtcaataatattgaaagagattcacaaattcgcaagtgaaacaagtagaccaatagcaatatgtggtacacggaaacacacacacagatagataaatggggtcatgcaaccaaggaatgagcataaaatgtggaatccacggaaaacgctcgtgttgcacaactcaagagagacgctagcacgattgctcaatgggaggatacgacacttgtgcacaacctatgatatgcaaaatgtatgaacttgctatcccaagtatgctatatatgtatggtgttccggtggtatgatcacagatgatcggatatgacaatcttatatgcaatgtggtatgatgctatggcacttgcttacaaacttatttgctctttctcttttgcttaaaagctttttttgtgtatgaccacttttgcacaatgcacaaagcaagatagcaattgtatatatgcgggaacaaacttgtggcacaagggatgatctaataccaatatgatatggtatgtatgcaatggaaggtgtagatcactaatgtgcacaagtaaggTTGCCggaaatactcaaatggctagtctcgataggcaagtgacgcaaaatagcCTAGGGgttaatgctacctcttgagcactgcgttggttttacccgaagaggaagggatgatgcagcaaagtagcataagtatttccctcagtttttgagaaccaaggtatcaatccagtaggaggctacgcgcgagtccctcgtacctgcacaaaacaaataaatcctcgcaaccaatgcgataaggggttgtcaatccctacacggccacttacgagagtgagatctgatagatatgataagataatatttttgatatttttatgataaagatgcaaagtaaaataaaagcaaagtaaaaaagtaaaagaaataactaagtattggaagattaatatgatgaagatagacccgggggccctaggtttcactagtggcttctctcaagagcataagtattctacggtggatgaacgaattgttggaaatatgccctagaggcaataataaattagttattattattatatttcattgttcatgataatcgtttattatccatgctagaattgtattgataggaaactcagatacatgtgtggatacatagacaacaccatgtccctagtaagcctctagttgactagctcgttgatcaatagatgattacggtttcctgaccatggacattgaatgtcgttgataacaggatcacatcattaggagaatgatatgatggacaagacccaatcctaagcctagcacaagatcgtgtagttcgtttgctaaagcttttctaatgttaagtatcatttccttagaccatgagattgtgcaactcccagataccgtaggagtgctttgggtgtgccaaacgtcacaacgtaactgggtggctataaaggtacactacaggtatctccgaaagtgtctgttgggttggcatgaatcgagactgggatttgtcactccgtgtaaacggagaggtatctctgggcccactcggtagaacatcatcataatgtgcacaatgtgatcaaggagttgatcacaggatgatgtgttacggaacgagtaaagagacttgccggtaacgagattgaacaaggtatcgggataccaacgatcgaatctcgggcaagtatcgtaccgctagacaaagggaattgtatacgggattgattgaatccttgacatcgtggttcatccgatgagatcatcgaggagcatgtgggagccaacatgggtatccagatcccgctgttggttattgaccggagagttgtctcggccatgtctgcatgactcccgagcccgtagggtctacacacttaaggttcgatgacgctagggttatagggaaagtatgtacgcggttaccgaatgttgttcggagtcccggatgagatcctggacgtcacgaggagtttcgaatggtccagaggtaaagattgatatatatgaagtatggttttggccaccggaagtgttccgggcatcaccggtagtgtaccgggaccaccggaggggtccaagggtccaccaggtggggccaccagccccggaggcctacatgggccaatagtgggaagggactagcccctaggtgggctggggcgcctcccaccaaggtcCAAGACGCCTTCAAGAGGGGAagagggcaaaccctagggcagatgggccctaaggcccaccctaggtgcgccttctgaaagcacaagtgctccctaggtggttttgataattgatgacaacatatctcttgttggactaacatttctatctagcatgtttcagataagttcaacaatggagtggcatggactaaaggttgtgggaactccttcaagatgctaaggacaaaggattggctaaagcttcaagctcaagactcttcattttacattttagtgatccaagatcacattgagtccataggaaaagccaatactatcaaggagggatgaggtgttgcttaatgagcctcttgcttcatgtgcttaatgatatgctccaaaatcctcagctactttcccacttccacatatgacctaaacccaaagccaaactcggacctaccgattatttctatccggcgccaccgagtttcacttgtcataagccactgccaaaccctagcaattcggttctaccgatagggatctcggtctcaccgagatgggattgcaaactctctgtttccctttcgtaacttttcggtctcaccgaaagagcgtatcggtcccaccgagattgcaatgtaaactctatgtttcctttttgtaacttttcggtctcactgaaagagcaaatcggtcccaccgagtttgcctgaccaactctctggttagcttattaccaaactcggtctcaccgagtttgtgtaatcggtctcaccgagattacgttatgcccaaaccctaaccatatcggtcctaccgagttgcatgtcagtcccaccgaaaatctctaacggtcactaggtttaccttttcggtccgaccgagtttgttgattcggtcccaccgagattggaaaactgtgtgtaacggttggattttgtgtggaggctatatatacccctccacctcctcttcattcgtggagagagccatcagactaagcctacacttccagcatcctatttctgagagagaactacctactcatgtgttgaggccaagatattccattcctaccatatgaatcttgatctctagctttccccaagttgctttccactcaaaccttctttccaccagatccaaatcctatgagagagagttgagtgttggggagactatcatttgaagcacaagagcaaggagttcattacctacacaccatttgttacttcttggagagtggtgtctcctagattggctaggtgttacttgggagcctccgacaagattgtggagttgaaccaaggagtttgtaagggcaaggagatcgcctacttcgtgaagatctaccgctagtgaggcaagtccttcgtgggcgatggccatggtgggatagacaaggttgcttcttcgtggacccttcgtgggtggttgcttcttcgtggacccttcgtgggtggagccctccgtggactcgcgcaaccattacccttcgtgggtggagccctccgtggactcgcgcaaccgttacccttcgtgggttgaagtctccatcaacgtggatgtaggatagcaccacctatccgaaccacgggaaaaacatccgtgtctccaattgcgtttgaattctccaaacccttcccttacattcttgcaagttgcatgctttacattccgctgctcatatactctttgcatgcttgcttgatatgtattgtgtatgttgaaattgtgcctaaaactccactcaaaccaaaaaggcctaaaaattgcaactttagcactaagtgtctaatcacccccctctagacacatctacttctagatcctacaagtggtatcagagctttggtctccattgccttggtttaatcaccattggaggaagatggatgtgtctaccttagggagtcttagacatagagtgcctattcttgatggagagtattttcatgagtggaaaaatgagatgcttgtaattttcaatcaatatcatttgaacaagtatattgctagcccttgtgcacctcatattgatcctttgcatcctaccctagatgaagatattgacatgattcgcaatcttagaactattgagctcatcattagaggattgcccaaaaatttgattgctagtttgcctactcttaattgtgcctatactatatggaaatttcttgaggaacgatttcccgatcattccttgaaaactttggatgaaattctccataaatctattgccttgagtaagatgaactctagtgatcctagttttggtaattgtctatttgaacttaccaatcttaagcatgctaaaggagatgttggaatcattagtgatatcatattcgaagctataagaattcataaaagtgaccactttgatgatcatttatctaatgaattaccctctctaggaaatgatgagtcacaagatcatgatgaacatggatactatgatgatgatgatgatagtgacttcgatcttgatgatgcaatgagacattttggtcttatggcaaatcttcggggatatgaatcaggaggaaaggaatgggttcttgatagtggatgtactgatcatatgaccggagatgaagagatgtttcgtgagcttgctgaaaatgacggccctcgaaaatatgtcacctttggtgataattcaaagggtaaagtggttggccttggtaaggtggccatctcacatgatagttccattcaaaatgtcatgctcgttgaatctcttggctacaacttactttcagtatctagacttgctgatttcggtttgaatgtcctatttactgaggtagattgccaagtatttcgtcgagacaatcataaaatggtctttaccggtatgcgtagaggtgatctttacattgtcgatttctctaaaaaggcacaacctaaaacttgctttgttgctaaatcctcaaaaggttggttgtggcatagacgactaggtcacgttggcatgagaaaccttgacaagcttattaaaggaaatcatatccttggagttaacgatgtcatatttgataaggatagactttgcagtgcttgtcaagcaggtaaacaggttggaggaaggcatcccgtgaagaacatcatgaccacaagaaggccactcgagctacttcatatggatctttttggtcccaacgcctacaagagtctcggtggaaattcttttggtctagttatagttgatgatttttcaagatttacgtgggtgttctttcttaatgacaagtcgcaggtccagaagatcttcagaaacttcgctaggaaggcccaaaatcagtttgacgtgaagatcaagaaggttcggagtgacaacggaacggagttcaagaacgcaaatgtggacacctttcttgacgaagaagggatttcacacgagttctcggctacgtacacacctcaacaaaatggagttgttgagaggaagaaccggacgctcatcgaaatggcaagaacgatgcttgatgaatacaagacgccgaagcacttttgggcagaagcggttgagacagcttgtcacgcaacaaatcgcttatatcttcacaagctactcggcaagacggcatacgagcttctcaccggtaacaaaccccaagttggatactttcgagtattcggctcaaagtgctacattcttgataagcatcgtcgttcaaagtttgctcctaaatctcatgaaggttttctacttggttatggctcaaactctcacacttaccgtgtctacaacaatttcacccgaaagg
This window contains:
- the LOC123128307 gene encoding nudix hydrolase 17, mitochondrial, whose product is MAVLVARQGRELQRYSASTGGRIVVGCIPYRVRAGGDGDGEGELEVLVISSQKGHGMMFPKGGWELDESMDDAARREALEEAGVRGEMGKVLGCWHYQSRRYQTTYEGIMYPLRVTDELQQWPEMASRKRTWATVQQVMEGCQHCWMREALEELVARHAKPQSAL